CCCAGGACGACGCCGGAGCCGACCAGAACGACACCGGCGACGCGGTCGAGGCGGCCGTGGCCGCCGCGCCCGCGGCGGCGCAGCCGCAAGACGTCGTGGAGATCTCGGCCGAGGTCGCCGTGACCGCCAGCGAAGAAGGCGCCGAATCGGCCAGCGGCGAGACGCCCGACCACACCGAATCGGAGGCCGCAGCCGAGCCGGTCGCCCCCGAAGAGGCGCAGGCTTCTTCGCCAGACGAGCCGGCAGCCGAAACCAATCAGCCCGAGGCGCCGCTGCCAGCCGCGGCCACCGGCCAGCAGCCCGCAGGCGACCACTCGGCTCAAGCCGAAGAGCCGGTCGCCGAGGCCGAGCAGCCCGCCAGCGACTCCGAGCAGCCCCGCCCCGCCGCCACCTCGGTCCCGTCAACGGACACGACCGATGCGGGCGCCGACGACTCGCTCGAAGCCACTGACGACGCGACCCAGCCGGCTGCCGAGCAGGCAGCCACCGAACAGCAAGCCGCCGACAAACGGACAAAGTCGGCGGCCCGCGAAACCCGCCCCCAGCGGGGCGACGGGCCCTCCGCCGACGCTGGCGAGACGGCCACCAACGAACAGGCCACCAAGCAGCCGACCGCGGAGCTAGGCGCAGTCGCTGCGGTCGTCGGAACCGCCGGCCAAGACGCCCCGGCCGAGTTCGAGGCGGCCACCGACTCCAAGCCCGAGCCGGCGGCCCCGTCGCAGCCGGCGCACAGCTCGCTCGAGCGGCTGGCCTCCTCGCGGTTCGGCAGCGGCCGCACCGCCGAGGCCTCCGGCCCGTTAACGCAACCCCAGGTCGACCCGGCCCGTTTTGTTAGCCGGGTCAGCAAGGCATTCGACGCCGCCAGCCAGCGCGGCGGCGAGGTGCGGCTGCGGCTGAGCCCGCCCGAACTCGGCGCCATGCAGATCAAGCTGTCGGTGACCGCCGAGGGGACGATGCACGCCTCGGTCGAGACCGAGACCGCCGCCGCGCGGACCGTGCTGCTCGACAACCTGCCTGCGCTCCGCGAGCGGCTCGCCTCGATGGAGATCCGCATCGAGCAGTTCGACGTCGACGTCCAGCAGGACGGCCAGGGCCAGCAGGACTGGAGCGGCGCAAAGCAGCAGCGCGACGAGCAGCGGGCGCAGCGTCTCAATACACCGGGCTCGGCCCCGGCCCCAACCGGCGAGGCGAACGCCGCCCCCCAGGACGCCTCCGCGTCCCCGCCGGGCGCCGTGGCGCCCGGGGCCGATCAAATCAACCTAGTCGCCTAAGGAAGCCGCGAACATGTCCCAACTCACCAACGCGCTCGGCGCCGGCGCCGGCTCCAACTCGGCGACCGCGTCCACCGGCAAGGACGCGTTCAACGACATCGACCTCAACGTGTTCCTGGAGCTCATGATCACCGAGCTGCAGAACCAGGACCCGCTCAACCCGCTCGAGAACGACCAGCTGCTCGCGCAGATTAGTCAGATCCGCGAGGTCGGCGCCACCGACAAGCTGACCGAGACCCTCGACGCCGTGCTGATCGGGCAGAACGTCTCGAGCGCGACCAACCTGATCGGCGCGGACGTCGTGGCGCTCACCGACAAGGGCGAGCGGGTCAACGGCAACGTGCAGAGCGTCACGATCGCCGACGGCCAGCCGAAGCTCGACCTGGCGGTCGACATCGGCACGTCCGCCGGCGCGACCGAGGGCGACCTCGACGACGGCACGTACCTCTACAACATCGTCTGGGAGGGGGCCGGCGGGGCGCTGTTCGGCATGGAGGTTCAGGCCAACACCGCCGGCCTGACCGGCTTCGACGGATCCGTGCAGATCAACAACCTGCCGGAGACCTCCACTCAGAAGCTGATCTACCGCACCGACAAGTCGGGCTCGGGGTCGAAGCAGCTGATCGGCTCGATCCGCGGCGGCGCCACCGCGATGCTCGACACGGTCTCGGACGCCAACCGCGGCGCCGAGGCGCTCAACACCCAGCCGCAGCTGGTCGACTTCGCCCGCAAGGCGACCGTTTCGCTGAAGAACATCTCCGAGATCAACCCGCCCCGCTAGCAAGAGCGCTGCCCCCGGCCGCGGAAGGGGACTCCGCGGCACGCAACGCCAAACCCGCCACACACAAGCCAGTAAGAATCTAAGGGAGTGAACTAACATGGGCCTTCAATCCGCCATGACGACAGCCCTCACCGGGCTGCAAGCCGCCGAGACCACGATCGACGTGGTCGGCAACAATGTCGCGAACAGCAACACGGTGGCGTTCAAGGAGTCGAACGTCATATTCGCCACGCAGTTCCTCCAGACTCAGTCGATCGGTTCGGCGCCGAGCACCAACGGCGGCGGCACCAACCCCCGCCAGATCGGCCTCGGCGTCAAGGTAGCGGAGATCACGCCCGACTTCACCCAGGGCACCATCGAGATCTCCAGCAGCCCACTCGACGTGGCCATCCAGGGAGATGGCTTCCTGATGGTCCAGGGCGGAGGCGACCGCTACTACACGCGGAACGGCCAGCTAAAGCTCAACTCGTCCAACGAGGTGGTGACCACCACCGGCCAGCGGGTGCTCGGCTACGGCGTCAACGACCAGTACGACATCCAGACGGACAACCTCACCACGCTGCAGATCCCGCTCGGCGCCGAGCGCGTCGCGCAGGCGACCGAGAGCGCCGTGCTGCAGGGCGTCCTCAACCCGGCGGTCCCGGCCGGCACCTCGCCCCAGATCATCGAGTCGATGGTGCTGGGCAACGGCGCGATCGAGCAGCCAACCCTCAGCAGCACAATCACCGACCCGGCCGTGCTCGCCGGCGAGCCCTCCACCGCCTCCATGGTCGGCGCATCGGGCGCCGGCGTAGTGGGTCCGGCCGACGCCACCGAGATCTACCGCTTCGCGTTCGTTGACGCCAACGGACTGGAGAGCGACATCTCGGCCGCGTTCACGGTCGCGCACGGCACGCCCGGCAACGAGATCGACCTTTCCGACCTGCCGCTGCCCAACTCGCCGTGGGTCAGCACCGCCGTGTACCGCGATGACGGAACGGGCACGTTCTACCAGGTGGGCACGACCAATACCGACACGTTCACCGACGATGTCAGCGAGGCGGCGCTGACCGGCGGCGCCGTGCTAGACGACACCAACATCGACGCCGGCAACTACGGCTACTTCGTCACCTACTACGACCCGACCAGCGGCGGCCTGGAGACCCGACCCACCGCGGAGATCACCGGCGAGTCAATCTCTGAGGCGACCGGCGGACGCATCCGGCTCGACCTCAACGGCATCGGCACGCCGACCGACTCTCGTTTCACACAGATCCGGATCTACCGCAACACCTCAACCGACGGGTCCAACTTCCGGCTGGTCGACACAGTCCCTGCTCCCGGCGCCGGCGGCTTCGTGGACAGCTACGTCGACACTGCCGACGATGCGTTCTTGGCGACGCAGCCCGAGCTCAACCTCGACGGCCCCAACGCCACCAACGGAACCGCGCTCACCGCCATCGTGACCCGCAACGGCGACATCTACGAGACGCCGTTCCAGGAAGGCACACTGACCTTCGGCGGCACCAAGTCGGGCGTCGACATTGCGGAGCAGACTTTCGAGGTCACGTCCACAACCACGATCTCCGACCTCATGCTCTTCATGGAGGGCGCGCTCGGCCTCGACAAGACCTCCGACGTGGGCGGCGCCGACAACGGCTTGCCCACCCCCACGGCCGACGTCGCGCTGGTGGACGGGAAGATCGAGGTCACCAGCAACATGGGCGAGGAGAACGCGATCAGCATCTCGCAGTCCGCCTTCACGCTGCTCCCCACCGGCAGCAACGTCAGCTCTTCGGTGACGCTCAACTTCGGCACGATTCAGGCGGCCAACGGCCCCGGCACGTCAACCGAAATGATCGTCTACGACAGCCTCGGCCTGCCGCTCAAGGTCCGCGTCACGACCGTGCTGGAAGAGTCGCCCACCTCTGAGCAGGGCAACAGCACCCGCTATCGGTGGTACGCCACCAGCGCCGACAACGAGGCGACCGGCAGCAACACCACGGTCGTGGGCGACGGCATCCTGACGTTCGACAGCGAGGGCGACCTGATCGCCTCGTCCGGCGACCAGCGGATCACCCTCTTCCGCACCCAGACCGCCAGCTCCTCGCCGCTCGACATCGCGCTCGACTTCTCGTCGGTCAAGTCGCTCGGCGAGGTCGACGCCCAGGGCAACCCGATCAGCACGCTGAACGTCAGCAGCCAGGACGGCTTCCCGCCGGGCGTGATGACCGACTTCGTGATCACCGAGGACGGGCTCATCCAGGGCCAGTTCTCCAACGGCACGCAGCGCACGGTCGGCCAGCTTATGATGGCCCGCTTCACCAACAACAGCGGCCTGCAGCAGGTCGGCGACAGCCTGTACTCGGTGGGCGTCAACTCGGGCGAGCCGGTGATCGGCAAGCCGGGCGAGGAGGGCATCGGCACGCTCACCTCCGGCGCCGTGGAACTGTCCAACACCGACATCGGGCAGAACCTGATCGAGCTGATCCTGGCCTCCACGCAGTACCGCGGCGGAGCCCGGGTGATCACCGCCGCCCAGGAGCTGCTGGACGAGCTGATGGCCCTGCGGAGGTAGAAGGGGCCGCGGGTAGCGGCTAGATGACCGGCGGATCGGGCTTCCACGGGCCGATTTGCGGGCAAAAGCCCGTGGGCGCCGCCAGGGTGAGCTACGGTTGCTCGGACCCCGGCTGACGGGGCCGTGCGCGATGGCTGCGCCCCCAACGGGGCGGGTCCGGATGAAAGGGTAGTAACGATGATCAAGCTGACCAGGCTGAGCGGCGAGCCGTTCATCCTCAACGCAGAGCTGATCAAGTATGTCGAGAAGTGCCCGGACACCATCCTGACCCTCACCACGGGCGACCACATTGTCGTGGGCGAGACCCCCGAACAGGTGCTGCGGGCGGCCGTCGAGTACCAGCAGTCGAAGAACCTGATCCCCGGCGCCCAAGCCGCCCTTGGCTGCGGCGTGGCCAAATCGACCACACCAAAGCACACCGCAACCACCTAGCTACTTGCTCCCATGGACATTGCATCCTCCGCCGGCGTCGTGATCGCGATCGTGCTGATCCTGGTGTCCATTGTGTTGGGCGGGGGCAGCTTCGGCGCGTTCATCGACCCCGCGTCCGTGATGGTCGTGATCGGCGGCGCCATCGCCGCGACGCTGATCTCGTACCCGCTCAAGAACTTCCTGTCGGTGTTCGGCGTCAGCATGAAGGTCTTCCTGTATAAGCTGCACTCCACGCAGGACGTGATTACCCAGCTCGTCAGCCTGGCCGAGACCGCCCGCCGCGACGGGCTGCTGGCGCTCGAGGGGCGGGTCGCGGAGATCGAGCACCCGTTCATCGTGCTGGGGATCCAGATGGCGGTTGACGGCGCCCGGCCGGAGGTGATGGAAGACATCATGCGGACCGAGATGGACGCCGTGGCCACCCGCCACCGCGACGGCAAGGGCCTGCTGGACTGCATGGGGCGTTTCGCGCCGGCGTTCGGCATGATCGGCACGCTGATGGGGCTGATCATCATGCTCGGCGACATGAGCGACCCGTCGAAGATCGGCGCCGGCATGGCGGTCGCGCTGCTGACCACGCTGTACGGCGCCATCGCTTCCAACGTGGTGTTCCTGCCGTTCGCCGAGAAGCTCGGCTTCACCAACAAGCAAGAGCTGCTGACGATGGAGATCATCGTCCGCGGCATCATGGCGATCCAGTCGGGCGAGAACCCGCGGATCATCGAGCAGAAGCTCAACACGTTCATCCCGCCGAAGCAACGCGTGACCGAGGAGGAGGCCGCCTAACCCCACCGGGTCGACGCGGCCGAGGAGACTGCTATGGCGATTGAAGAAGAACCAGAACCGGGCATCCCCGAGTGGGTCGTCACGTTCGGCGATATGATGTCGCTGCTGCTGACGTTCTTCATCATGCTGGTCTCGATGAGCGAGATCAAGGAAGAGAAAAAGTTCCAGGCGATGCTCGAGTCGATGCGCCGCCAGTTCGGCCACGAGGCGACGGTCTCGAACATCCTGCCGGGCGACAGCACCCCGCGCAACTCGACCATGTCGTCGCTGGCGTCGATGGGCCGGGCCAAGCGGCTCGACATCATGCGCGGCGGCAACCCCGTGCAGGCGGTCTCGGGCGAGAGCCCCCAGGTGCAGACCATCCGGCCGGGGACCAGCTCCACGACCGGCGGCGTGATCTTCTTCGACGAGCTTTCCGACACCCTCAGCGAGGACACCAAGCTGCAGCTGCGGCAGATTGCCGCCCAGGTGCGGGGCAAGCCGCAGCGGCTGGAGATCCGCGGCCACGCGTCACGCAAGCCGCCGGCCGACGGCGACAAGTGGGCCCTGGCGTTCAACCGGGCCGAGGCGACCATGCACTACCTGCTGCAGCAAGGCATCGAGCAGCAACGCATCCGCGTCAGCTCCGCCGCCGACACCGAGCCGCTCGACAACGGGCTCAACGAAGAAAACCGCAAGCGCAACGCCCGCGTCGAGATCCTGATGTGGGACGAACCCATCGCGACGCAGACGACGCTCTAACCCCAACGACCAGCGAGGCCCAGCATGGCCAAGAACGAAGAACAAGCGAACTCCAAGGGCGGCCTGATGGGGATCATCAAGGCGCTCGCGATCCTCTCGGTGCTGGTCATCGTGCAGGTGGTCGCGGCGTCGTTTGTGATCCCCACGCCCGAGGCGACCGAGAAGCTGGCCCGCGACCTGGCCTCCGCCAAGTCGGGCGAGGAGTCGGACGAGCTGGCCGAGGCGAGCTACACCGAGGACAGCGCCGGCCCCCCCGAGCAGGAGGTGGTCGAGATCCTGATCGACGGGTTCAGCATCACGCGTTACAACATGGAGGCCGACAAGACGGTCAACATCGACCTGGAGGTCTACGCGACCGTGCTGGCGGAAGAGCAGGACGAGTTCAACGAGATCTACAAGACCAACAAGAACCGCGTCCGCGAGCAGATCAACCTCACGATCCAGGCGGCCGAGCCGTCCGAGCTGTCGGACGGCGGGCTGGGGTTGATCAAACGCCGCATTTTAGAGAGAACCAACCGCGCGCTGGGCAAGCCGCTGGTGCGCGAGGTCTTCCTCACGCGGTTTAACTTCGTTCAGCGGTAGGCGGCCGCCGCCGCTAGCACGCCTGGCAGGGAAAGGAATCCCCATGGCCGACGACCAAATCAATCAGGACGAGATCGAGGCCCTGCTCAAGCAGGCGCAGGGCGGCGCGGCCGAACCGCCCGCCCCCAAGGCCCCGGATCCACCGCCGCCGGCCGGCGACATCTCGCTCGACCAGAGTGAGATCGAGCGGCTGATCTCGCAGGCGCCCACCTCCGAGGCGCCCCCGCAGAAGTTCACCCCGCCCGCCGCGGCAGGCTCCCCGCCGTCCACCACATCGATGGCGAGCGACGTCGAGGTGCTGCTCAGCAAGGCCGAAGAGGCGATCGCGTCGATCGACCAACCGGCCGGCGAACTGCCCGCGGGCATGAAGCCGTTCGCCCTGGACGACCTTGGCGGCACGCCCGCCTCGACCGAGGCCGCCACGCTCGAGCTGGTCCGCGACGTCCAGCTCGACCTCAAGATCGAGCTCGGCCGCACCCACATGCACCTCGAGGACGTGCTGCGGCTGAAGAGCGGCGCCGTGGTGCCGCTCGACAAGCTAGCAGGCGACCCGGTCGACGTGCTGGTCAACGGCCGGCTGATCGCCCGCGGCGAGGTGCTGGTGCTCAACGACAACTTCTGCGTGCGTGTTACAGAGCTCGTGGTAGGCGACAGCGCAGTCGCGTAGCCCGACCGCTTGCTAGCACCCCCAAGAATGAGGTGGCGGACGCCGCGCGTCTTTTCTATAAGCCCTGCTCGACAGCTTCCCGTTTGGAATCGCTACCCCCCGAGCAAGTGCGAGCATGGCCGCTACCCGTGTGTTGCTGACCGCCTTGGCGATCGCGTCGGCCGCCGTTGCGCCCGCCCAATCGACCAGCGCCCCGTCGACCAACAACTCTACGGAACCCGCCCGCAACCCGTTCCGGGCGTACGGCCCGGTCGGCCTCCCCAGCCCCGTCCGCCAGGCCTCGTTTGAGGAACCGATCGTGGGCGACAGAACGCCGGCTGCCCTGCCCGCCGAGCCGCCGCTGCCGCTGCCAACCGACGATCCTGTCGAAGCGCGCCCGGCAGAACACCCGCTCACGCCCGTGGTCGACGACGCGGCCCCCGCCCTGCCCTCCTCGGCCGAGCCGAGCGAGGCCGAGCAAGCCCGGTCGCCCGTCCCGCCGCCGCTTGCACTCGACACCGCTTCGGTTGGCCAGACGGCCGTGAGCACGCCGTTGTCCCCGCCGCCGGCCTCGGCAGCGGCCGACAACAGCTTCCGCCGCCTGGCGCCCCCGACTCCGAGCACTCAGGCGCCCACCGCGGGCGAGCGTCCCCGGCTGCTCGGCTTCGACTGGAACGACCTGCCGGTCGAGCCGGCGACCTCCGCCGCGGCCCTCGGCCTGGTGGTCGGGCTGTTCCTGCTCACCGCGGCGGTCTTCAAACGCGCGGCCCCCAAGTCACAACGCCTGCTGCCGGGCGAGGTCGGCAGCCTGCTCGGCCGGATTTCGTTGGGCGGCAAGCAGTCGGCCCACCTGCTCAAGGTCGGCTCGAAACTCGTGCTCGTGCACATCACGCCCGACGGCGCCAAGCCGCTGACCGAGGTCACCGACCCGGCCGAGGTGAACCGCCTGTTGGGCCTGTGCGAGCAGGGCGGCGAGCACAGCGCGTCGACCGCGTTCGCCGACGTGTTCGAGAAGCTCGCCGCCGA
This Posidoniimonas polymericola DNA region includes the following protein-coding sequences:
- a CDS encoding flagellar hook-length control protein FliK; the encoded protein is MTQISIDPSLPLPPPSPPKSERVDRDAFAERLAEAGKAGRRAPQEGPKAADSKPADKPQDAPPAAPEQDETAAAVEQQDPDTQDDAGADQNDTGDAVEAAVAAAPAAAQPQDVVEISAEVAVTASEEGAESASGETPDHTESEAAAEPVAPEEAQASSPDEPAAETNQPEAPLPAAATGQQPAGDHSAQAEEPVAEAEQPASDSEQPRPAATSVPSTDTTDAGADDSLEATDDATQPAAEQAATEQQAADKRTKSAARETRPQRGDGPSADAGETATNEQATKQPTAELGAVAAVVGTAGQDAPAEFEAATDSKPEPAAPSQPAHSSLERLASSRFGSGRTAEASGPLTQPQVDPARFVSRVSKAFDAASQRGGEVRLRLSPPELGAMQIKLSVTAEGTMHASVETETAAARTVLLDNLPALRERLASMEIRIEQFDVDVQQDGQGQQDWSGAKQQRDEQRAQRLNTPGSAPAPTGEANAAPQDASASPPGAVAPGADQINLVA
- a CDS encoding flagellar hook assembly protein FlgD; this encodes MSQLTNALGAGAGSNSATASTGKDAFNDIDLNVFLELMITELQNQDPLNPLENDQLLAQISQIREVGATDKLTETLDAVLIGQNVSSATNLIGADVVALTDKGERVNGNVQSVTIADGQPKLDLAVDIGTSAGATEGDLDDGTYLYNIVWEGAGGALFGMEVQANTAGLTGFDGSVQINNLPETSTQKLIYRTDKSGSGSKQLIGSIRGGATAMLDTVSDANRGAEALNTQPQLVDFARKATVSLKNISEINPPR
- a CDS encoding flagellar hook-basal body complex protein: MTTALTGLQAAETTIDVVGNNVANSNTVAFKESNVIFATQFLQTQSIGSAPSTNGGGTNPRQIGLGVKVAEITPDFTQGTIEISSSPLDVAIQGDGFLMVQGGGDRYYTRNGQLKLNSSNEVVTTTGQRVLGYGVNDQYDIQTDNLTTLQIPLGAERVAQATESAVLQGVLNPAVPAGTSPQIIESMVLGNGAIEQPTLSSTITDPAVLAGEPSTASMVGASGAGVVGPADATEIYRFAFVDANGLESDISAAFTVAHGTPGNEIDLSDLPLPNSPWVSTAVYRDDGTGTFYQVGTTNTDTFTDDVSEAALTGGAVLDDTNIDAGNYGYFVTYYDPTSGGLETRPTAEITGESISEATGGRIRLDLNGIGTPTDSRFTQIRIYRNTSTDGSNFRLVDTVPAPGAGGFVDSYVDTADDAFLATQPELNLDGPNATNGTALTAIVTRNGDIYETPFQEGTLTFGGTKSGVDIAEQTFEVTSTTTISDLMLFMEGALGLDKTSDVGGADNGLPTPTADVALVDGKIEVTSNMGEENAISISQSAFTLLPTGSNVSSSVTLNFGTIQAANGPGTSTEMIVYDSLGLPLKVRVTTVLEESPTSEQGNSTRYRWYATSADNEATGSNTTVVGDGILTFDSEGDLIASSGDQRITLFRTQTASSSPLDIALDFSSVKSLGEVDAQGNPISTLNVSSQDGFPPGVMTDFVITEDGLIQGQFSNGTQRTVGQLMMARFTNNSGLQQVGDSLYSVGVNSGEPVIGKPGEEGIGTLTSGAVELSNTDIGQNLIELILASTQYRGGARVITAAQELLDELMALRR
- a CDS encoding flagellar FlbD family protein; protein product: MIKLTRLSGEPFILNAELIKYVEKCPDTILTLTTGDHIVVGETPEQVLRAAVEYQQSKNLIPGAQAALGCGVAKSTTPKHTATT
- a CDS encoding motility protein A; translated protein: MDIASSAGVVIAIVLILVSIVLGGGSFGAFIDPASVMVVIGGAIAATLISYPLKNFLSVFGVSMKVFLYKLHSTQDVITQLVSLAETARRDGLLALEGRVAEIEHPFIVLGIQMAVDGARPEVMEDIMRTEMDAVATRHRDGKGLLDCMGRFAPAFGMIGTLMGLIIMLGDMSDPSKIGAGMAVALLTTLYGAIASNVVFLPFAEKLGFTNKQELLTMEIIVRGIMAIQSGENPRIIEQKLNTFIPPKQRVTEEEAA
- a CDS encoding OmpA/MotB family protein, producing MAIEEEPEPGIPEWVVTFGDMMSLLLTFFIMLVSMSEIKEEKKFQAMLESMRRQFGHEATVSNILPGDSTPRNSTMSSLASMGRAKRLDIMRGGNPVQAVSGESPQVQTIRPGTSSTTGGVIFFDELSDTLSEDTKLQLRQIAAQVRGKPQRLEIRGHASRKPPADGDKWALAFNRAEATMHYLLQQGIEQQRIRVSSAADTEPLDNGLNEENRKRNARVEILMWDEPIATQTTL
- the fliN gene encoding flagellar motor switch protein FliN, with the translated sequence MADDQINQDEIEALLKQAQGGAAEPPAPKAPDPPPPAGDISLDQSEIERLISQAPTSEAPPQKFTPPAAAGSPPSTTSMASDVEVLLSKAEEAIASIDQPAGELPAGMKPFALDDLGGTPASTEAATLELVRDVQLDLKIELGRTHMHLEDVLRLKSGAVVPLDKLAGDPVDVLVNGRLIARGEVLVLNDNFCVRVTELVVGDSAVA
- a CDS encoding flagellar biosynthetic protein FliO; amino-acid sequence: MAATRVLLTALAIASAAVAPAQSTSAPSTNNSTEPARNPFRAYGPVGLPSPVRQASFEEPIVGDRTPAALPAEPPLPLPTDDPVEARPAEHPLTPVVDDAAPALPSSAEPSEAEQARSPVPPPLALDTASVGQTAVSTPLSPPPASAAADNSFRRLAPPTPSTQAPTAGERPRLLGFDWNDLPVEPATSAAALGLVVGLFLLTAAVFKRAAPKSQRLLPGEVGSLLGRISLGGKQSAHLLKVGSKLVLVHITPDGAKPLTEVTDPAEVNRLLGLCEQGGEHSASTAFADVFEKLAAEPATPGFLGAESSLVNRQELAAAYANTPGGRGGR